The proteins below are encoded in one region of Triticum aestivum cultivar Chinese Spring chromosome 1B, IWGSC CS RefSeq v2.1, whole genome shotgun sequence:
- the LOC123084068 gene encoding G-type lectin S-receptor-like serine/threonine-protein kinase At2g19130 — protein MLNGSLDGHLFKTSNANVVILNWNISYQIALGVARGLSYLHQGCRKCIIHCDIKPENILLDASFVPKVADFGLAAFVGWDFSRILTSFRGTVGYLASEWLTGVAITPKVDVYGFGMVLFEIISGRRNSSPETSYNTCSNYSDQNIEYFPVQAISKLHGGYLKSLVDPELHGVLNLEEAERVCKVACWCIQDNEFNRPTMGEGVRVIDGQQDIDVPPMPRLLAAITEQSGAATSM, from the coding sequence ATGTTAAATGGGTCTCTTGATGGTCATCTATTTAAGACAAGCAATGCAAATGTTGTCATCCTAAATTGGAACATCAGCTATCAGATAGCGCTAGGAGTTGCTAGAGGATTGTCCTACTTGCATCAGGGTTGTCGCAAGTGCATCATACACTGTGATATTAAGCCAGAGAACATACTTCTGGATGCATCGTTTGTTCCTAAAGTTGCAGACTTTGGGTTGGCAGCGTTTGTGGGATGGGATTTCAGCCGAATTCTAACTTCATTCAGAGGAACTGTGGGTTATCTTGCCTCAGAGTGGCTTACTGGAGTGGCGATCACACCGAAAGTCGACGTTTACGGCTTTGGTATGGTGTTATTTGAAATCATATCAGGAAGGAGGAATTCTTCACCTGAAACATCGTACAACACTTGCAGCAACTACAGTGACCAGAATATTGAATACTTCCCTGTGCAAGCCATCAGCAAGCTTCACGGTGGATACTTGAAGAGTTTGGTGGATCCAGAGTTACATGGTGTTCTCAATTTGGAAGAGGCTGAAAGGGTTTGCAAAGTTGCATGTTGGTGCATCCAAGATAATGAATTCAATCGGCCAACAATGGGTGAAGGTGTCCGGGTTATCGATGGTCAACAGGACATTGATGTTCCTCCAATGCCAAGATTGCTTGCAGCTATAACAGAACAATCTGGTGCTGCAACTTCAATGTAA